Genomic DNA from Novipirellula artificiosorum:
GTTCTTCAGTTCGTAGCGATAGTAGGTCACTCGACCGGCATCGGTGTAGGATGCGGTGAGATCGATCTCGACCTTCGGGAAAACTTTACCCTTGCATACCGCTTCGGCAATTTTCGGGCTGGACTTGTCCAGTTCCTTGACACACTGGAGGTCTTCCAAGATCGTGTCGCCGCGACGACGTGTGGCACCGGTGGCACTCCCGCCAGGCTTGTGGATCCCCTGGCTAAACGACAGCAGATCACTCCATTTTTTGTGGTCTTTGTCCTGGCATTCGCCATCAACGCCATCGAATTTGATGTAAGCAGCCATTTTTGTTCTCCTTGTGTGGAAACGGGAAAGTGGACAAATCTCGCGGTCTGTTCACCGCGTCAGTCATGGTACTGTTCTCGTGCTGTGAGTGAAGAAGTTGCGAAAAAAGCAAAAATTCTTTTCTCAAACGACTTACTTCATGTCGGAGAAATTCAGATGCCACGCGAGTCCCCCACCACGATCATCGTCTTGGTTCAGCGTTTGCAGCGCTCAAGATGATCGCGTGGGGCAGCTAGCCAAGAAAGCGGTCGAGTGAAAAACAGACTGCGCACGTTGGAGTCGTAGGCTTTAGCCGATTCAGCAAGGATCCAGAACGCAATCGGCTAAAGCCTACCACTCCAACGAATCATCTC
This window encodes:
- a CDS encoding Hcp family type VI secretion system effector, yielding MAAYIKFDGVDGECQDKDHKKWSDLLSFSQGIHKPGGSATGATRRRGDTILEDLQCVKELDKSSPKIAEAVCKGKVFPKVEIDLTASYTDAGRVTYYRYELKNVSVTSYQIGGAGQADDVPTENFSLNFEEIKVTYTENDSAGKRKGNVEYSWKVEEGE